From one Nodosilinea sp. PGN35 genomic stretch:
- a CDS encoding YdiU family protein yields MTAANPLLALDYLPALESLGNDYYDVVAAAEFPQHILRFRNDDVVRRLGLDPAAVSDADFIEAFGKFQGREPFLALRYHGYQFGEYNPFLGDGRGFLYGQVRGTDGNLYDFGTKGSGTTPYSRGGDGMLTLKGGVREVLAAEALHALGVNTSRALSLVETGQALWRGDEPSPTRSSVLVRFSQSHLRFGTFERLEYLNRPDLIAKLLEHVIDIYYPEARLFTDAQERYLHFYGELCDRVARLAAQWMSVGFCHAVLNTDNMSITGESFDYGPYAFIDGYDPRFTAAYFDYAGRYSYGNQPIICQMNLKALQKPLKLIMPEADLEAALEPFKNRYAAHYQQRMLHKLGFESLADDLASTLVSQTIELLSAVEVGYHDFFAGLTQQFSADWRDDISQIFSTTLEASDPAATAPLETWRQTYHRCLQSLDPARMADVASLLQSTNPATVLLRPEIEAIWEPITTDDNWQPFYDLLNKIQHPFG; encoded by the coding sequence ATGACCGCCGCCAATCCCCTCCTTGCCCTCGATTACCTGCCTGCCCTAGAGTCTCTGGGGAATGACTACTACGATGTGGTGGCTGCCGCCGAGTTTCCCCAGCACATTCTGCGTTTTCGCAATGACGATGTGGTGCGGCGGCTCGGCCTCGACCCCGCCGCCGTCAGCGACGCAGATTTTATCGAGGCCTTCGGCAAATTTCAGGGGCGCGAGCCCTTTTTGGCCCTGCGCTACCACGGCTACCAGTTTGGCGAATACAACCCCTTCTTAGGCGACGGGCGCGGTTTTCTCTACGGCCAGGTGCGCGGCACCGACGGCAATCTCTACGACTTTGGCACCAAGGGCTCGGGCACTACCCCCTACTCGCGGGGCGGCGACGGCATGCTCACCCTCAAGGGTGGCGTGCGCGAGGTGCTGGCGGCAGAGGCGCTCCACGCCCTGGGGGTGAACACCTCCCGCGCCCTCAGCCTGGTGGAAACCGGGCAGGCCCTGTGGCGAGGGGATGAGCCATCGCCCACCCGGTCATCGGTGCTGGTGCGCTTTAGCCAGTCGCACCTTCGCTTTGGCACCTTTGAGCGGCTGGAGTACCTCAACCGCCCCGACCTGATCGCCAAGCTGCTGGAGCATGTGATCGATATCTACTACCCCGAGGCGCGACTGTTCACCGATGCCCAGGAGCGGTACCTGCACTTTTATGGGGAACTGTGCGATCGCGTCGCCCGCCTCGCCGCCCAGTGGATGTCGGTGGGCTTTTGCCACGCCGTGCTCAACACCGACAACATGTCAATTACCGGCGAAAGCTTCGACTACGGCCCCTACGCCTTTATCGACGGCTACGACCCGCGCTTTACCGCCGCCTATTTCGACTACGCCGGGCGCTACAGCTACGGCAACCAGCCCATCATCTGCCAGATGAACCTCAAGGCCCTGCAAAAGCCCCTCAAGCTGATCATGCCCGAGGCCGATCTGGAAGCGGCTTTAGAACCCTTCAAGAATCGCTACGCCGCCCACTACCAGCAGCGCATGCTGCACAAACTGGGCTTTGAATCCCTAGCAGACGATCTGGCTAGCACCCTAGTCAGCCAAACCATTGAACTGCTGAGCGCGGTAGAAGTGGGCTACCACGATTTCTTTGCAGGTCTCACCCAGCAGTTCTCCGCTGACTGGCGCGACGATATCAGCCAAATCTTCAGCACCACCCTAGAAGCCTCTGACCCAGCGGCAACAGCCCCGCTTGAAACCTGGCGGCAGACCTACCACCGCTGTCTGCAGAGCCTTGACCCAGCGAGGATGGCAGACGTGGCCTCACTACTACAAAGTACCAACCCTGCCACCGTACTCCTGCGCCCCGAAATTGAGGCGATCTGGGAACCCATCACCACCGACGACAACTGGCAACCCTTCTACGACCTGCTCAATAAGATTCAGCATCCGTTTGGGTAA
- a CDS encoding 2,3-bisphosphoglycerate-dependent phosphoglycerate mutase translates to MAKLILIRHGQSLWNAVNKFTGWVDIPMSERGRAEATIASCKLRDGGYTVDICFTSMLIRAIETAIVCLTECDEVRGGRIPYIWHDPAEPDWHGWDHHMGDPDQELKIIRSPALDERYYGDLQGLNKAEMSEKFGAQQVHLWRRSYNVQPPGGESLEDTVKRTVPFFEAAIVPELKAGKNVLVAAHGNSLRSILMVLDRLSEDEVASLELATGVPIVYDVDAEGEFSNKIVLAQ, encoded by the coding sequence ATGGCCAAACTCATTTTGATCCGCCACGGGCAGAGCCTGTGGAACGCAGTCAACAAATTCACCGGCTGGGTCGATATCCCCATGAGCGAGCGGGGCCGTGCCGAGGCGACGATCGCATCGTGCAAGCTGCGCGATGGCGGCTACACAGTTGATATCTGCTTCACCAGTATGCTGATTCGGGCGATTGAGACGGCGATCGTCTGTCTGACGGAGTGCGACGAGGTGCGCGGTGGCCGCATACCCTATATCTGGCACGACCCGGCAGAACCCGACTGGCACGGCTGGGATCACCACATGGGCGACCCCGACCAAGAACTGAAAATTATTCGCTCTCCGGCCCTAGACGAGCGCTACTACGGCGACTTGCAGGGGTTGAATAAGGCAGAAATGTCGGAAAAATTTGGCGCACAGCAGGTACACCTCTGGCGGCGATCGTACAATGTGCAACCGCCTGGGGGTGAGAGCCTGGAGGATACGGTAAAGCGCACAGTGCCGTTTTTTGAGGCGGCTATTGTGCCCGAACTCAAGGCCGGTAAAAATGTGCTGGTAGCCGCCCACGGCAACTCGCTGCGATCGATTTTGATGGTGCTCGATCGCCTCAGCGAAGACGAAGTCGCCAGCCTGGAGCTGGCCACAGGCGTGCCGATTGTCTACGATGTCGATGCTGAGGGCGAGTTTAGCAACAAAATAGTCTTGGCGCAGTAG
- a CDS encoding SDR family oxidoreductase codes for MTQLQSAVVLITGAAGGFGQELTRQLLQKGSRLILTDRPEVDLRSQASQLQATLGRSPGEIIDCLSADLANSAGCEELYRQTQALNLPIDVLINNAGIAILGHMVDIPPERWEQLMEINLMAPMRLSTRFAADMVARRRGHIVNISSLAGWIAMPGLTAYAASKFGLRGFSEGLRHEVAPHEIKVTTVCPCFSRTPMLQCDRFGLWNQIDKTVPIPFTTDPARVMTRTVRAIERNQSEVFPDAIASSGRLAKCYLPALPDWISRQIGLSRQSG; via the coding sequence ATGACTCAACTTCAGTCTGCGGTGGTGCTGATTACCGGAGCCGCCGGGGGATTTGGCCAAGAACTCACTCGCCAGCTATTGCAGAAGGGCAGCCGCTTGATACTGACCGATCGCCCTGAGGTCGATCTGCGATCGCAGGCCAGCCAGCTCCAGGCCACCCTGGGCCGGTCCCCCGGCGAAATTATCGATTGCCTCAGTGCCGACCTGGCCAACTCCGCTGGCTGCGAAGAGTTGTACCGGCAGACCCAGGCGCTAAATTTGCCCATTGATGTGCTGATCAACAACGCCGGTATCGCCATCCTTGGCCACATGGTTGATATCCCCCCCGAGCGTTGGGAACAGCTCATGGAGATCAACCTGATGGCCCCCATGCGCCTGAGCACCCGCTTTGCCGCCGACATGGTGGCCCGCCGTCGGGGGCACATCGTCAACATTTCTTCCCTCGCCGGGTGGATCGCCATGCCCGGACTCACCGCCTACGCCGCCAGCAAGTTTGGTCTGCGCGGGTTTAGCGAAGGGCTGCGCCACGAAGTTGCCCCACACGAGATTAAGGTGACTACCGTGTGCCCCTGCTTTAGCCGCACCCCCATGCTTCAGTGCGATCGCTTTGGCCTGTGGAATCAAATAGACAAAACTGTACCCATCCCCTTTACCACCGATCCAGCCAGGGTAATGACCCGCACCGTACGCGCCATCGAGCGCAACCAATCCGAGGTCTTCCCCGATGCGATCGCCTCCAGCGGGCGACTGGCTAAGTGTTACCTACCCGCCCTACCCGATTGGATCAGCCGCCAAATTGGCCTGAGTAGACAATCGGGCTAG